The sequence AAGGTGTTGCGTTTTCGGAATGAAGTCGTGAGTTAATATCAATAGCGGGCCGACTTGTGGCCATCGACAATGTGTTTCATGGATCGTGCGTCGCGAGGCGGCGGCGCGTGGCGATGCGCCGTGCGGCGCACCGCGTTCACCGACGCGCGCATCCGCTTGCACAAGGCGCGCGAACGCGCTCCAATCGAATCACGCGGGCGGCGCTGCCGCCGCACCGATCAATCTGTCCCTGAAGAGGAAGTGATGCAATTCAACGACATTCTTGCCGCGCTCGACATCGATCTCGCCCAGTGGAAAGGCAATGCACTGACCGCGCGTTCGCCGCTCGACGGTGCGACGCTCGCGACGCTGGCCGTCGACACGCCCGCCGACGCAGAGCGCAAGATCGACGCTGCGCACGATGCATTCTTCAAGTGGCGCACGGTGCCGGCGCCGGTGCGCGGCGAACTCGTGCGGGTGTTCGGCAACGTGCTGCGCGAGCACAAGGCCGAGCTCGGCCGCCTCGTCACGCTCGAGGCCGGCAAGATCACGTCGGAAGGCCTCGGCGAAGTGCAGGAAATGATCGACATCTGCGATTTCGCGGTCGGTCTGTCGCGCCAGCTTTACGGTCTCACGATCGCGTCCGAGCGCCCGGGCCACCGGATGATGGAAACGTGGCATCCGATCGGCGTATGCGGTGTGATTTCGGCGTTCAACTTCCCGGTCGCGGTGTGGGCGTGGAATGCGGCGCTTGCGTTCGTGTGCGGCGATCCGGTCGTCTGGAAGCCGTCGGAGAAGACGCCGCTCACCGCGATCGCGTGCCACCTGCTGCTCGGCAAGGCGCTGCGCGAATTCGAAAAGACGCATCCGGGCGTCGCGCCGGAAGGCCTGCATCAACTGGTGCTCGGCATGCGCGATGTCGGCGAGGTGCTGACGTCGTCGAAGAAGGTGCCGGTCATCAGCGCGACGGGCAGCGTACGGATGGGCACGGAAGTCGCGAAGGTGCTGAGCCAGCGTCTCGCGCGCGGCATCCTCGAACTCGGCGGCAACAACGGGATGATCGTCGCGCCGAGCGCGGATCTCGATCTCGTGGTGCGCGCAGTCACGTTCGCGTCGGTCGGCACGGCCGGCCAGCGCTGCACGACGCTGCGCCGCCTGATCGTGCATCGCAGCGTGGTCGAGCAACTGCTGCCGCGCATCGAGAAGGCCTACATGTCGGTGAAGGTCGGTAATCCGCTTGAAGACGGCACGCTCGTCGGCCCGCTGGTCGATCGTGCGTCGTTCGACGCGATGCAGAAGGCGCTGGCCGATGCGCGCGAGCAGGGCGGTGAAGTGAAGGGCGGCGAGCGCATCGATATCGGTCACGCGGATGCGTACTACGTGCGCCCGGCAATCGTGCGGATGCCGAAGCAGTCGGCAGTGGTCGAGCGCGAGACGTTCGCGCCGATCCTGTACGTGATGGTCTACGACAACTTCGAAGACGCGATCGACGTGCACAACGCGGTGCCGCAAGGCCTGTCGTCGGCGATCTTCACGAACGACATGCGCGAGGCCGAGCAGTTCATGTCGGCAGCGGGCAGCGACTGCGGGATTGTCAACGTGAACATCGGCACGAGCGGCGCGGAGATCGGCGGCGCGTTCGGCGGCGAGAAGGAAACTGGCGGCGGGCGCGAGTCGGGTTCGGATGCGTGGAAGGCTTATATGCGTCGCGCGACGAATACGATCAACTACAGTCGGCAGTTGCCTCTGGCGCAGGGGGTGAAGTTCGACGTTTGATGCGGGGCGCCTGACACGGGGCGCCGCATGCAAGCAAGAAGGGCCGGTTGCCGCATCACGGTACCCGGCCCTTCGTTTGTCTGTGCAATGGTGATCTTGCGAGCCGTGTTATGCGTCTCCCGCCGCCGGCATGTTCTGCACCACCAGCATCTGCGGGTTCGACAGCGTGATCCCCGCCGCGCGCAGCTTCTTCAGGATCTCGAACAGCAGATCGCTCTTCGTCGAACCCGCGATTCGCGGGCTCGACACGTAACCCGTCACGCTCAGCGTGATCCCTTCCGGCGTGAGCTGGCTGAACGTCACCGACGGCGCCGGCTTGTCGAGAATCGCCGAATGCGTTTGATACGCGTCGAGCAGCAGGTCGCGCACCTGCTCGGGATCGGTGTTCAGCGGGAACGTCAGCACCAGCGTCGCGACGCCCTGCGTGCTGTTGCCCATCGTCACGTTGCGCAGGTTCTGCGAGATCAGTTGCGAGTTCGGCACGATCACGGTCGAGCGGTCGCTGAGCTGGATCTCGGTCGCGCGCACGTTGATGCGGCGGATGTCGCCTTCGACGCCCGCGATGCTGATCATGTCGCCCACCTTCACCGGACGCTCGGTCAGCAGGATCAGCCCCGACACGAAATTCTTCACGATCTCCTGCAGACCGAAGCCGATACCCACCGACAACGCACTGACGATCCACGCGAGGTTGTTCCACCTGACGCCGAGCAGCCCGAGCGTCATCAGGACGAGCAGCACGTAGCCGACGTTGGTGAACAACGTGATCAGCGACACGCGCATCCCCGTATCCATGCCGAGCGCGGGCATGAACTCGCCGTCCAGCCAGCGGCGCAGCGAGCGCAGCAGGTAGAAGCCGATCGCGAACCCGATCACGGCGTTCAGGATCCGGTCGGGCATGATGTTCAGGCTCTGCAGCCGCTGGCTGCCGATCATCGCGACCGCGCTGTCGAGCAGGTCGCCCGGCGTCGTGCCGAAGCCGCCCGTCAGCAGCGCGACGGCCGCGATCAGCATCAGCAGGCTCGTGCCGAAACCGGACAGGACCGTGCGGGCCTGGTCGAGGTGCCGGTCTTCGAGCGCGAACAGGTGCTTGATCTGCTGACCCGACGACAGGTTCGACGAGAACAGGCTTTCGCTCGCATCGCGCGTCAGCTGCGTCAGGATGTAGGTGCTGCACAGCACGATCTCGAACCACACGAGCTCGTAGGTGATGAAGCGCGCGACCGTGATGTAGCCGATCAGGAGTGCGATCAGCGACACGACGATCGCCAGCGTGACGCCGGCATGGATCAGCCCGGCGAGCGTCGAGCGCTGCTCGGGCGCCTCGCCGGCCGCCGCGAGCGCGGTGCGCGCACGGTTCGCGCGCAATATCGACGCGCCGACCGTCAGTGCGACGACGAGCGAGACGATGCCGCGGCCGAACAGCGTGACGGACAAGCTGGTATCGACGATCCGGTTGATCGATTCGAGCGTGCCGGACATCAGCAGCAGCGCGGCCAGCAGGCCGGGGAACGGCTTCATCGCGAGCGCGACGGGATCGGCCAGTGCCGGCAGGCGCCACGACGGATGCTTGGTGCAGAGCAGCGCGCGGCCGAGCCCGGCAATCAGCGCACAGGTCGCCGCGAGCTTCGCGAACTGGTCCCACAGATCGCTCAGCGCCGGGGTGAGTTCGTAATGACGCGCCAGCGCGAGATAGAGGATCTGGGCGGCGATGGCGGTGGTAAGAAACGTCGAGAACGCCGTCGACAGCGACAGCGCGCTGCGGCGCAGGCGGGTGGGCGGCAGGCGGTTCAGGCAGACCCACGCGAGCCCGCGCTCGACGAGCCGGCGGCCGCCGATCCACACCGCGAACGCGGCAATCAGCAGCAGCGTGGTGATCGCCCGTTGCCCGGGCACCCACGACGAGCGCAGCATGTCGCGCAGTTCGTCGTCGAAATCCTCGAGCCGCTGGATGTCGTCTGGCGGAAGATGGAACAGCGGCAGCCAGAACTGCGCGCTGAAGATGCTGCCCGAACGGAACGCGAGCTGGTTCTTCAGCAAGCCGCGATGCAGCTTCGCGAATTGTTCGGTCAGGTTCGCAAGATTGGTCTTCTGGTCGGTGGCCTGTTTCAGCGCCGCATCGATTTGCGTCTTGCGCGCGTTCAGCGTCGCCCGCTGCTGCGCGACGGCCGGCGTTTCCGGCGCGGCGCCCGCGGCAGGCGCCGGGCCGAGCACGTCGAGTTGCGCCTGGATCTGCGTGCGCTGCGGAACGAGTTCGCTCTGCAGTTTCGCGACATCGGAGCTCAGCTCCTGCGTCGCATCGCCGAGCGCGTCCAGCTCCTTGCTGTTGGACGCGGTCGAGGTCTGCTGCTTGATGCGGTCCTGTTCGACCTGCATCTGCTTGAGCTGTGCGATGGCGTCGTTCAGCGAGATGGTTGGGACGGACGCGCCGACGCCGCTCGCGCCCGGGGCGGAAGCGGCCGCCGGAAACGCCGACGCGGTCGCGATCGCCGCGAACTGCAGCAGCGCGATCAGCGCGATCCGGCGCGCATACGTGGATAGTCGTTGTATGGACATGGAATGCTTACGATTTGCCGACAGTGCCGGTTGCCGAAAGGCGTCCGGAAGCCGGTAGTTGGCCCGGTAGCATGTTACCGGGGCGCGGAAGGCGTGGTTGTACCGATTGCGTGCCCCGTTCGCGGCGACTCCGGCAGTGCGTGCCGGCGCGAAACGGCGCGTGAGGCCCGTACCGTCGGGCCGGCATCGGCCGTGCGCGACGCGGGCGGCGCCGGATCGCCGTTCTGACGCGTTTTCCCGTAGCCGACAGAAGGTTACGCAATTTACACATTATCCGGCGCGAAAACGGCTGCCCGAATCGGTTCGGTGCCTGCAATGCGGCCGGACCGCTGGCGCGCACGTGCGCAGGACGAACGTGCCGGTACAATGCAGCGATTCGCCCGATGGCGGCTCGACGGTCGCCGGACAACAACACACAACACGACACGATCAGGAGACGCGCCCAAGATGGCCTCAACGGACAGCCTTCCGCTGGCACCTGCCCAATCCCCATCCGTCGACCCCGGCTCCATCTCGGCCCGCCTCGACCGCCTGCCACCCACCCGCACCGTCTGGAAGCTCGTCATACTGCTGAGCCTCGGCTTTTTCTTCGAACTCTACGATCTGCTGTACAGCGGCTACGTCGCGCCCGGCCTCGTGAAAAGCGGCATCCTTTCGGCGACGACACACGGCCTGTTCGGCACCACGGGCGTTGCGAGCTTCATCGCCGCGCTGTTCTCCGGGCTTTTCATCGGCACGATCGCATGCGGCTTCCTCGCCGACCGCTTCGGCCGCCGCGCGATCTTCACGTGGTCGCTGCTGTGGTACACGGCCGCCAACGTCGTGATGGCGTTCCAGGACACCGCGGCCGGGCTGAACTTCTGGCGCTTCGTCGTCGGTCTCGGCCTCGGTGTCGAGATGGTGACGATCGGCACGTACATCTCCGAACTCGTGCCGAAGCAGATCCGCGGCCGCGCCTTCGCGTGCGAGCAGGCGGTCGGATTCGTCGCGGTGCCGGTGGTCGCGTTCCTGGCTTACCTGCTCGTGCCGCACGCGCCGTTCGGCCTCGACGGCTGGCGCTGGGTGGTACTGATCGGCGCGCACGGCGCGCTCTTCGTGTGGTGGATTCGCCGCGAACTGCCGGAAAGCCCGCGCTGGCTCGCGCAGCAGGGCCGAGTCGACGAAGCCGACCGCATCATGCGGGCACTCGAGGCGAAGGTCGAAGCCGAATACGGGCGGCCGTTGCCGCCGCCCGCGCCGGCCGAGCCCGTGCCGCCGCGCGGCAGCTTCCGCGACATGTGGGTGCCGCCGTATCGCAAGCGCACGATCATGATGACGATCTTCAACGTGTTCCAGACGGTCGGCTTCTACGGCTTCGCGAACTGGGTGCCGACGCTGCTGATCAAGCAGGGCATCACGATCACGTCGAGCCTGATGTATTCGAGCGTGATCGCACTCGCGGCGCCGATCGGCCCGCTGATCGGCCTCGTGATCGCCGACCGCTTCGAGCGCAAGTCGGTGATCGTCGCGATGGCGGCGGCGATCGTCGTCTGCGGGCTGCTGTTCAGCCAGACGACGGTGGGCGCATTCCTGATCGTGCTCGGCATCGGCCTCACGCTCGCGAGCAACATCATGTCGTACAGCTTCCACGCGTATCAGGCCGAGCTGTTCCCGACGTCGATCCGCGCACGGGCAGTCGGCTTCGTCTATTCATGGAGCCGCTTCTCGGCGATCTTCTCGTCGTTCGCGATCGCCGCGGTGCTCAAGGGCTTCGGCACCTTCGGCGTGTTCGCGTTCATCGCGGGCGCGATGGCGATCGTGATGGCCGCGATCGGGCTCATGGGGCCGCGCACGAAGGGCATCGCGCTTGAAACCATCTCCAGGTAATCAACGGCTGTACACGCGTGTCGCGCGGTTCCCGCGGCACGCGGGCGACGCGATTCCATTGGACAAGCTGCATCGAAAATGATTTGGCATACGAATCGATGCAGCGAAGCCATCGCACTGTACGGGAAGTACAAGCCCAGGTTCACCGTCCGGGCACATGCCCTGAAATGCGCAACACACGAGGCTGCCACGCAGCACCAAAGCGAGCGGCAACGAGTTGAAACAAAGCGTGACGAAGCGCAAGTCCGCCGTGAAGCCGCGACTTTCTCCGCTGCCGATTCTTGTGCGGACGGGTAAAATGGAGGGCCTGACGACTCATTAGCCGCCATCGAACCGCACGCGTTGCATCAGCGAACGGCTTCGCCGCGAAGGGGCGTCGGCGCCGGGCGCACACGAAGCGCCGGATGTGTCGATGGCTCGCGCGGAAGATGCGCCGTTCGCAACAGCAACATGCGGCGGCCGGATCGGCCGATGGCTTCGAACGTATGACGCTTTCCAATTTGACGCGGCGATTTGCGAAGCCGCGTTGCCGTACCCGCGCAATCGCCGCGTATGTGTGGCTGGCTGCCGCACTGCCGATTGCCGTTCTTGCCGAGCGGCCTGCCTTTGCCGCGTCCGACGTACCGTCGTCAGCTGCTATGTCATCCTCATCAGTTGCGTCGCCCGCGTCGGCGGCTTCCCGCGCGCATCCGGCCTCGTCTGCGCATGCGTCGTCGGGGGCATCGGCCGCGCAGCCCGCGCCCGCGGCGTCGCACGTGCATCATGCCGACCCTGCCAGCGCGGCATCGGGCGCATCGGCGGCTTCTGCCGCATCCGCAGCATCCACCGCATCGCCTGCGTCGGCCGCTTCCGCGACGCCGGCAAGCGAGGCAGCGCCGCCGCCTCCGCCCACCCCGCCGCGCCGCCATCCGCCGCTGTCCGCCGAAGACGCGAAGAACGCAACGGCACGCGCGATCGACATGCGCAAGCGCTTCGCGCAGGAAGTCACGCGGCGCCTGAACGTGCCCGCGAGCGAGCAGCACGCATACGGCGAGCGGCTCCAGAAGGCGCTCGCCGATGCGGACCTCGGCGACCTGGCCGGCGAGTACGTCGCGATGGTCGACCGCACGCCGAACGTGCAGGCGCTCTTCATCTACTTTCGCGCCACGCCGGCCAATGCGTGGCTGATGGTCGGCGCATCGCCGGTCGCCACCGGGCTGCCGGGCAAGTACGATCACTTCCTGACACCGCTCGGCGTATTCCATCACACGCCCGACAACATGGATTTCCGCGCGGAAGGCACGACCAACGAGAACGGCATTCGCGGCTACGGCCGCCGCGACATGCGCATCTACGACTTCGGCTGGGTGGACGGCGAGCGCGGCTGGGGCAAGGGCGGCGTATCGCCGATGCGCTTCCAGATGCATGCGACCGACCCCGATCGCCTCGAACCGCTGCTCGGCATCCGGCACTCGAAAGGGTGCGTGCGGATACCGGCGTCGCTGAACACGTTCTTCGACCGGCACGGCCTGCTCGACGATGATTACCAGGCGCGTGTCGAGGACGGCAAGTCGTTCTGGGTGCTGCATCCGGGACGCGACATCACGCCGATCGCCGGACGCTATCTGGTCGTGATCGACAGCGCGCGCAAGACGCGGCCGGGATGGTCGCCGCTGCCGGGGCACAAGGCCTGGTCGAAGCTGCCGAAGGGCGGCGATACGGCGGACTGACGGCTGATGCGGTGAACGCGGCAGCGGCGGGGCGCGTCAACCCGCCGCTTCGCTGCTCATTAGAACAAGAATAAATCCGTTTTATCGACACATAAGAAAAGCAAACTTTTATTATCCGATCCGGGTTCGTATAGTCGAGTCCAGTTTCGCGGAACCCTGCCGCGCCTGGACCACCACCGATCACACGACCCGCATGAAAACTCTCTACAAGCTCGCTCCGCTCGCGATGCTCGGCGCCTTCGCGACCCATGCCGGTGCGCAAAGCAGCATCACGCTGTACGGTCTCATCTCGGCCGGCGTCGGGTTCGCGACCAACCAGGGCGGCAAGAACGCCTGGCAGGCGCTGTCCGGCACGAACCAGAACCCGCGCTGGGGGCTGAAGGGCAAGGAGGATCTCGGGCAGGGGCTGTCCGCGATCTTCCAGCTCGAGAACGGCTTCAACGTGATGACGGGCACGGCCGCGCAGAACGGCCGCGAGTTCGGGCGCATGGCTTACATCGGCCTCGCCGACCGCACCTACGGCTCGCTGACGTTCGGCCGCCAGTACGACGCGATCCACGACTACATCGGGCCCGTGATCATCGCGAGCAACGGCGTGAACATCGGCGACAACGACAACGGCTACAACGACATCCGCGTGCAGAATTCGGTGAAGTACGTGAGCCCCGTCTACTACGGCCTGAAGTTCACCGCGCTGTACGGCTTCAGCAACGCGACGGGCTTCGCGAACAACAGCGCATACAGCTTCGGACTCGGCTACGAGCAGGGCCCGCTGCGCTGGAGCGCGGTCTACGCGCAGTACAACCATCCGTACAGCGGCACGAACCAGGACGGCGCGATCGCGAACGACTATGCGTCGCCGCTGCTGATTTTCAGCAAGAGCGCGATGTCGCCGGCGGCGTACGCGAGCCGGCAGCGGATCGCGGGCACCGGTGGGTTCTACACGATCGGCCACGCGCAGTTCGCGGCGATGTTTACCGACGTGCGCTACGATTACCTCGACAATTCGCATCTGCACCTGCAGAACATCGGCGTGAACGTCGTCTACACGATGACGCCGCAGCTCTTTCTCGGCGCGGCGTATGCGTTCACGAACGGCAAGTACGACGTGATCGACAAGCGTCCGAAATGGCACCAGGTGAACCTGCAGGCCGATTACTTCCTGTCGAAACGCACCGACGTCGCGCTGACGGTGATTGCGCAGCAGGCGGCCGGCGACGCGGACCATGCGCAGATCTTCGCGTACGCGCGCTCGACCAGCACGCGCCAGATGATGGCGACGCTTGGCGTCCGGCACGTTTTCTGAGTCCCCGACCATGACCCATCCGATCGCATCCCGCCGCAGCTTCCTGAAACTGTCCGCCGCGCTGGCCGGCACCGCGCTGCTGCCCGAAACGGGCGCGTTCGCCGCCGGCGACGCCGCGCGCCGCACGGTGATCATCGATACCGATCCGGGGCAGGACGACGCCATCGCGATCCTGTTCGCGCTGGGCGCGCAGGACCGGCTCGACGTCCGCGCGCTGACCGCCGTCGCGGGCAACGTGCCGCTCGACCTGACCGAACGCAATGCGCGGATCATCCGCGACTGGGCCGGCCGCACGAAGACGCTGCCTGTCCATGCGGGTTGCCCGCGTCCGCTCGTGCGCGAACTCGTGACGGCCGCGAACGTGCATGGCAAGACGGGGCTCGAAGGCGTCGAACTGCACGAGCCGCGCGCGCCGCTTGCGACCGGCCACGCGGTGTCGTACCTCGTCGATACGCTGAGCCGCGCGGCGCCGAACAGCGTGACGCTGTGCGCGCTCGGCCCGCTGACGAACATCGCGACCGCGCTGGTCGAAGCACCGCAGATTCGCGGCGCACTGCGCGAAATCGTGCTGATGGGCGGCGCGTTCTTCGAACGCGGCAACATCACGCCGGCCGCCGAGTTCAACATCTACGTCGATCCGCAGGCGGCCGACATGGTGTTCGGCAGCGGCGTGCCGATCGTCGTGTTGCCGCGCGACGTCGCGGTGAAGGCGCCGATCACGCCGGCGCGTGTCGCGCCGTTCCGCGCGCTCGGCAACCGCTGCGGCGCGATCGTCGCGGACATCATGACGGCGGAGCTGGCGTACAACAAGAAGCGGCGCGGCGTCGACGACGGGCCGATGTACGACCCGACCGCGGTCGGCTATCTCGTCGATCCGACGATGTTCGGCGGACGCAAGGTGAACGTCGTGGTCGAGACGACCGGGCAGTGGACGCTCGGCGAGACCATCGTCGACTGGAACGGGCGCAGCGGCCGCGCGGCGAACGCGACGTGGATCAATGAGGTCGACGCGGACCGCTTCTACGCGACGCTCGTCGAGCGCATCGCGAAGCTGCCCTGAACGCGGGCCGTCGCACGGCGAACGGAATCAGGAATCAGATGTGCTTCGCAATCCACTCGCGGCAGGCGCGCACGTGCGGGCCGCGATCGTCGCCGGCGAGCGAAATCAGCGAGATCGCGCGGGTGACGCGCGGTTTGTCGACGCGCAGCGCGACGAGTTCGGGATCGTGCAGATGCATCGTGTAGAGGCTCGGCAGTACGGCGGTCGCGAGGCCGTTGCGCGCGAGCGCGTAGAGCGGCTCGGTGTATTCCATCCGGTACGTGACGTTCAGGCGCAGCTTTCCGGCGCCGCCGGTGCGATGCAGCGATTCGCTGACGCTGCCGCGCACGAACACGGCCAGCTCGCGATCGACGAGTTTCGCCCACGTGACGCTCTTCGCACGGGCGAGCGGATCGTCGTGCCGCACGACGATCACGATCTCGTCCTCGAAGAGTTGCTGGTAGCGCAGCGTGCCGTCGTCGCTGTCCGGTTCGCGCACGCCGATGCCGAGATCCGCGACGCTGTCGCGCACGGCTTCGACGAGCGCGCTGTTCGGCAGGTCGGTGAGCGTGAAGCGCAGCGTCGGGTGCGTGCCGCGCAGTGCGTTGAGCGCGGGCAGCAGACGGCCCGCGACCGACGGGATGAACGCGATCCGCACGGTCTGGATGCGTTCGCCGATGAGCCGAGTCATGTCGTCGAACGTGCCGCGCGCCTGGTTGAGCAGCCGTTCGGCGAGCGGCAGCACGGCTTCGCCGGCGGACGTCAGCGTGAGC comes from Burkholderia pyrrocinia and encodes:
- a CDS encoding aldehyde dehydrogenase family protein — protein: MQFNDILAALDIDLAQWKGNALTARSPLDGATLATLAVDTPADAERKIDAAHDAFFKWRTVPAPVRGELVRVFGNVLREHKAELGRLVTLEAGKITSEGLGEVQEMIDICDFAVGLSRQLYGLTIASERPGHRMMETWHPIGVCGVISAFNFPVAVWAWNAALAFVCGDPVVWKPSEKTPLTAIACHLLLGKALREFEKTHPGVAPEGLHQLVLGMRDVGEVLTSSKKVPVISATGSVRMGTEVAKVLSQRLARGILELGGNNGMIVAPSADLDLVVRAVTFASVGTAGQRCTTLRRLIVHRSVVEQLLPRIEKAYMSVKVGNPLEDGTLVGPLVDRASFDAMQKALADAREQGGEVKGGERIDIGHADAYYVRPAIVRMPKQSAVVERETFAPILYVMVYDNFEDAIDVHNAVPQGLSSAIFTNDMREAEQFMSAAGSDCGIVNVNIGTSGAEIGGAFGGEKETGGGRESGSDAWKAYMRRATNTINYSRQLPLAQGVKFDV
- a CDS encoding DUF3772 domain-containing protein, whose translation is MSIQRLSTYARRIALIALLQFAAIATASAFPAAASAPGASGVGASVPTISLNDAIAQLKQMQVEQDRIKQQTSTASNSKELDALGDATQELSSDVAKLQSELVPQRTQIQAQLDVLGPAPAAGAAPETPAVAQQRATLNARKTQIDAALKQATDQKTNLANLTEQFAKLHRGLLKNQLAFRSGSIFSAQFWLPLFHLPPDDIQRLEDFDDELRDMLRSSWVPGQRAITTLLLIAAFAVWIGGRRLVERGLAWVCLNRLPPTRLRRSALSLSTAFSTFLTTAIAAQILYLALARHYELTPALSDLWDQFAKLAATCALIAGLGRALLCTKHPSWRLPALADPVALAMKPFPGLLAALLLMSGTLESINRIVDTSLSVTLFGRGIVSLVVALTVGASILRANRARTALAAAGEAPEQRSTLAGLIHAGVTLAIVVSLIALLIGYITVARFITYELVWFEIVLCSTYILTQLTRDASESLFSSNLSSGQQIKHLFALEDRHLDQARTVLSGFGTSLLMLIAAVALLTGGFGTTPGDLLDSAVAMIGSQRLQSLNIMPDRILNAVIGFAIGFYLLRSLRRWLDGEFMPALGMDTGMRVSLITLFTNVGYVLLVLMTLGLLGVRWNNLAWIVSALSVGIGFGLQEIVKNFVSGLILLTERPVKVGDMISIAGVEGDIRRINVRATEIQLSDRSTVIVPNSQLISQNLRNVTMGNSTQGVATLVLTFPLNTDPEQVRDLLLDAYQTHSAILDKPAPSVTFSQLTPEGITLSVTGYVSSPRIAGSTKSDLLFEILKKLRAAGITLSNPQMLVVQNMPAAGDA
- a CDS encoding MFS transporter, producing MASTDSLPLAPAQSPSVDPGSISARLDRLPPTRTVWKLVILLSLGFFFELYDLLYSGYVAPGLVKSGILSATTHGLFGTTGVASFIAALFSGLFIGTIACGFLADRFGRRAIFTWSLLWYTAANVVMAFQDTAAGLNFWRFVVGLGLGVEMVTIGTYISELVPKQIRGRAFACEQAVGFVAVPVVAFLAYLLVPHAPFGLDGWRWVVLIGAHGALFVWWIRRELPESPRWLAQQGRVDEADRIMRALEAKVEAEYGRPLPPPAPAEPVPPRGSFRDMWVPPYRKRTIMMTIFNVFQTVGFYGFANWVPTLLIKQGITITSSLMYSSVIALAAPIGPLIGLVIADRFERKSVIVAMAAAIVVCGLLFSQTTVGAFLIVLGIGLTLASNIMSYSFHAYQAELFPTSIRARAVGFVYSWSRFSAIFSSFAIAAVLKGFGTFGVFAFIAGAMAIVMAAIGLMGPRTKGIALETISR
- a CDS encoding porin, which encodes MKTLYKLAPLAMLGAFATHAGAQSSITLYGLISAGVGFATNQGGKNAWQALSGTNQNPRWGLKGKEDLGQGLSAIFQLENGFNVMTGTAAQNGREFGRMAYIGLADRTYGSLTFGRQYDAIHDYIGPVIIASNGVNIGDNDNGYNDIRVQNSVKYVSPVYYGLKFTALYGFSNATGFANNSAYSFGLGYEQGPLRWSAVYAQYNHPYSGTNQDGAIANDYASPLLIFSKSAMSPAAYASRQRIAGTGGFYTIGHAQFAAMFTDVRYDYLDNSHLHLQNIGVNVVYTMTPQLFLGAAYAFTNGKYDVIDKRPKWHQVNLQADYFLSKRTDVALTVIAQQAAGDADHAQIFAYARSTSTRQMMATLGVRHVF
- a CDS encoding nucleoside hydrolase, which translates into the protein MTHPIASRRSFLKLSAALAGTALLPETGAFAAGDAARRTVIIDTDPGQDDAIAILFALGAQDRLDVRALTAVAGNVPLDLTERNARIIRDWAGRTKTLPVHAGCPRPLVRELVTAANVHGKTGLEGVELHEPRAPLATGHAVSYLVDTLSRAAPNSVTLCALGPLTNIATALVEAPQIRGALREIVLMGGAFFERGNITPAAEFNIYVDPQAADMVFGSGVPIVVLPRDVAVKAPITPARVAPFRALGNRCGAIVADIMTAELAYNKKRRGVDDGPMYDPTAVGYLVDPTMFGGRKVNVVVETTGQWTLGETIVDWNGRSGRAANATWINEVDADRFYATLVERIAKLP
- a CDS encoding LysR family transcriptional regulator, coding for MSSDRSSLLPALTLRQVQHFVVLAHARSFTQAAQALSLTQPALTASIRQIEFLLGGRLFARSAHRLTLTSAGEAVLPLAERLLNQARGTFDDMTRLIGERIQTVRIAFIPSVAGRLLPALNALRGTHPTLRFTLTDLPNSALVEAVRDSVADLGIGVREPDSDDGTLRYQQLFEDEIVIVVRHDDPLARAKSVTWAKLVDRELAVFVRGSVSESLHRTGGAGKLRLNVTYRMEYTEPLYALARNGLATAVLPSLYTMHLHDPELVALRVDKPRVTRAISLISLAGDDRGPHVRACREWIAKHI